In one Burkholderiales bacterium GJ-E10 genomic region, the following are encoded:
- a CDS encoding FemAB-like protein, translating to MTPPLTAAPRSPLEGEAVIRAAIRVDSTRDADRPAWQAFVDTCPEATFFHRFEWRQILEDVFGHKTHYLIARRGDAVVGVLPLAQVRSRLFGNALVSLPFAVYGGAAAADDDARHALHAEAARRAKDLGVSHLELRNRAAAEPDWPRQDLYVTFRREIQSEVEANLLAIPRKQRAMVRKSIQRGLASEIDGNADRFFELYADNMHRHGTPPFPKRYFETLLQTFGDAAEVMTVVSPEGRPVSTVLSFYFRDEILPYYAGDRPEARELAANDFKYWELMRRACERGCKVFDYGRSKRGTGSFDFKKNWGFEPAQLHYEYQLFGRDSIPQNNPSNPRYQAAIAVWRKLPRPVVNAIGPHLARHLG from the coding sequence ATGACGCCCCCCCTCACCGCCGCCCCGCGCTCCCCTCTGGAGGGAGAGGCGGTCATTCGTGCCGCGATTCGGGTCGACTCCACCCGGGACGCCGACCGGCCGGCGTGGCAAGCCTTCGTCGACACCTGCCCGGAAGCGACCTTCTTCCATCGCTTCGAGTGGCGGCAGATCCTCGAAGACGTCTTCGGCCACAAGACCCACTACCTGATCGCGCGCCGGGGTGATGCGGTCGTCGGCGTCCTGCCGCTGGCGCAGGTCCGCAGCCGGTTGTTCGGCAACGCCCTCGTCTCGCTCCCCTTCGCCGTGTATGGCGGCGCGGCGGCGGCCGACGACGACGCGCGCCACGCCCTGCACGCCGAGGCGGCGCGCCGCGCGAAGGACCTCGGGGTCTCGCACCTGGAACTGCGCAATCGCGCGGCGGCCGAGCCGGACTGGCCCCGGCAGGACCTCTACGTCACCTTCCGGCGGGAAATCCAGTCCGAAGTCGAAGCCAACCTGCTCGCCATTCCGCGCAAGCAGCGGGCGATGGTGCGCAAATCGATCCAGCGCGGCCTGGCGTCCGAAATCGACGGCAATGCCGACCGGTTCTTCGAGCTCTATGCCGACAACATGCACCGCCACGGCACCCCGCCCTTCCCGAAGCGGTACTTTGAAACGCTGCTCCAGACCTTCGGCGACGCGGCCGAGGTCATGACCGTGGTTTCGCCCGAAGGAAGGCCGGTTTCGACCGTGCTCTCGTTCTATTTCCGCGACGAGATCCTGCCCTACTACGCCGGCGACCGGCCCGAGGCCCGCGAACTGGCCGCCAACGATTTCAAGTACTGGGAACTGATGCGGCGCGCCTGCGAGCGCGGCTGCAAGGTCTTCGACTACGGCCGCTCCAAGCGCGGCACCGGCTCCTTCGATTTCAAGAAGAACTGGGGCTTCGAACCGGCCCAGCTCCACTACGAATACCAGCTCTTCGGCCGCGACAGCATTCCGCAGAACAACCCGTCCAACCCCCGCTACCAGGCGGCGATCGCCGTCTGGCGCAAGCTGCCGCGGCCGGTGGTCAACGCGATCGGGCCGCACCTCGCGCGCCACCTCGGGTAA
- a CDS encoding polysaccharide biosynthesis protein: protein MSQEIQRSMAHGAAWMVLFKLLERSLGAISTLILVRLLAPKDFGIVAMATSFIAMAELLSAFGFDVALIQKQDAPEEHYHTAWTLNALMGLAITVAMVVLAKPVAAFYKEPGLFWVVLALALGPAITGCENVGVLAFRKELNFRREFRFQISRKLAGFSVVVPLAFWLHSYWALVAGTLAGKLAGTVMSYRIHPFRPRFSLASAGTLFHFSKWLLLSNFFGFLKMRASDFLIGRLQGPGMLGLYNVSAEFANLPTTELGAPINRVLLPGFARIGNDTAALSSAYINAIGFVAMIVVPAAAGIFSVANFLVPVILGAKWAGAAPLLKLLALNGAMTVIEGGIYTMLLAIGYPHDVTRVNGVYVAVQISLMFLLVTRFGAVGAAYATLCGSACAAPFFLYFLRKHTGIPFSAFLRAVIRPVAAAVLMVIVLSWGLSSRAVVVPGIGSAAWLLGAVFAGACVYMTVLIGIWYVSGRPEGPERLAFDRVRTELRARLGV from the coding sequence ATGTCGCAGGAAATCCAGCGCAGCATGGCCCATGGGGCGGCGTGGATGGTGCTGTTCAAGCTGCTCGAGCGCAGCCTGGGGGCGATCAGCACGCTAATCCTGGTGCGCTTGCTGGCGCCGAAAGATTTCGGCATCGTGGCGATGGCGACTTCCTTCATTGCGATGGCCGAACTGCTCTCGGCATTCGGCTTCGACGTCGCGCTGATCCAGAAGCAGGACGCGCCGGAGGAGCACTACCACACGGCGTGGACGCTCAACGCGCTGATGGGGCTGGCCATCACCGTCGCGATGGTGGTCCTGGCCAAACCCGTCGCCGCGTTCTACAAGGAGCCCGGCTTGTTCTGGGTGGTACTGGCGCTGGCGCTGGGACCTGCGATCACCGGATGCGAGAACGTCGGGGTGTTGGCGTTTCGCAAGGAACTGAATTTCCGGCGGGAGTTCCGGTTTCAGATCAGCCGGAAACTGGCCGGCTTTTCCGTCGTCGTCCCGCTGGCGTTCTGGCTCCATTCCTATTGGGCGCTGGTTGCCGGGACCCTGGCGGGAAAACTGGCGGGCACGGTGATGAGCTACCGCATCCATCCGTTCCGGCCGCGGTTTTCTCTCGCGAGCGCAGGGACTCTGTTTCACTTTTCGAAGTGGCTGCTATTAAGCAATTTTTTCGGATTCCTGAAAATGCGGGCGTCCGATTTCCTGATCGGGCGCCTGCAGGGTCCCGGAATGCTCGGGCTCTATAACGTTAGTGCCGAGTTCGCCAACCTTCCCACAACGGAACTGGGTGCCCCGATCAATCGCGTTCTTCTTCCGGGGTTCGCACGCATCGGCAATGATACGGCTGCCCTTTCGTCGGCGTATATCAACGCAATTGGCTTTGTCGCAATGATCGTCGTTCCTGCCGCAGCGGGAATTTTTTCCGTGGCAAATTTTCTGGTTCCCGTCATCCTGGGCGCGAAATGGGCAGGCGCGGCACCGCTGCTCAAACTGCTCGCACTCAACGGGGCGATGACGGTCATCGAAGGCGGGATCTACACCATGCTGCTCGCAATCGGATATCCGCACGATGTGACGCGCGTCAATGGCGTATACGTCGCGGTACAGATTTCTCTGATGTTCCTGTTGGTGACGCGTTTTGGCGCCGTTGGCGCGGCCTATGCGACTTTGTGTGGATCAGCGTGCGCCGCGCCGTTCTTTCTCTATTTTTTGCGCAAGCACACTGGGATTCCGTTTTCGGCTTTCCTGCGCGCCGTGATCCGACCGGTTGCCGCCGCGGTCCTCATGGTGATCGTTTTGTCCTGGGGGCTGTCGAGTCGCGCGGTGGTCGTTCCCGGAATTGGTTCAGCCGCTTGGCTGCTCGGGGCGGTATTCGCAGGCGCCTGTGTCTACATGACTGTTTTGATCGGGATCTGGTATGTGTCTGGGCGACCGGAGGGGCCGGAACGACTGGCGTTCGATCGCGTGCGCACCGAGTTGCGGGCAAGGTTGGGTGTGTAA
- a CDS encoding NAD-dependent epimerase/dehydratase gives MAAVETLASQEAFEAFLRGQTRRWLVTGVAGFIGSHLLETLLGLGQQVVGLDNFATGRRSNLDDVRQRVGAEAWRRFALIEGDIVDPEACARACSDVQYVLHQAALGSVPRSIEDPQRSHASNVTGMLNMLVAARDAKVARFVYASSSSVYGDEPNLPKVEERIGRPLSPYAATKLFDEVYAEVFGRSYGLQTIGLRYFNVFGPRQDPNGPYAAVIPRWAAAMLAGEPCVINGDGETSRDFCYVANAVQANLRAALVENPAAVGQVYNVAVGGRTTLKQLHTMLADALREVRPDLAVAPPTHVDFRAGDVRHSEADIGKVERLLGYRPTFDLFSGLKISAVPFATA, from the coding sequence ATGGCGGCTGTAGAAACGCTCGCCTCGCAAGAGGCGTTCGAGGCCTTCCTCCGTGGCCAGACCCGCCGCTGGCTGGTCACCGGCGTGGCCGGCTTCATCGGCTCGCACCTGCTCGAGACCCTGCTCGGACTCGGCCAGCAAGTGGTCGGCCTCGACAACTTCGCCACCGGCCGGCGCAGCAACCTGGACGACGTGCGGCAGCGGGTCGGCGCGGAAGCATGGCGACGCTTCGCCCTGATCGAAGGCGACATCGTCGACCCCGAAGCCTGCGCGCGCGCCTGCAGCGACGTGCAATATGTCCTGCACCAGGCGGCGCTCGGTTCCGTGCCGCGCTCGATCGAAGACCCGCAACGCTCCCACGCTTCCAACGTCACCGGCATGCTCAACATGCTGGTCGCCGCGCGCGACGCCAAGGTGGCACGCTTCGTCTACGCCTCGTCGAGCTCGGTGTACGGCGACGAACCCAATCTGCCGAAGGTGGAAGAGCGCATCGGCCGCCCGCTTTCCCCCTACGCGGCCACCAAGCTCTTCGACGAGGTCTATGCCGAGGTCTTCGGGCGCAGCTACGGCCTGCAGACGATCGGGCTACGGTATTTCAACGTCTTCGGCCCGCGACAGGACCCGAACGGCCCCTACGCCGCGGTCATCCCGCGCTGGGCGGCGGCGATGCTGGCGGGCGAGCCCTGCGTCATCAACGGCGACGGCGAGACCTCGCGCGACTTCTGCTACGTTGCCAACGCCGTGCAAGCGAACTTGCGCGCCGCGCTGGTCGAGAACCCCGCGGCAGTCGGTCAGGTCTACAACGTGGCGGTGGGCGGACGCACGACACTCAAGCAACTGCATACGATGCTTGCCGACGCGCTGCGGGAAGTGCGGCCGGATCTCGCAGTCGCGCCGCCGACGCACGTCGACTTCCGCGCCGGGGATGTGCGGCATTCGGAGGCCGATATCGGGAAGGTGGAGCGGCTGCTTGGGTATCGACCGACGTTCGATCTATTTTCGGGGCTTAAGATCTCGGCGGTGCCGTTTGCCACAGCCTGA
- a CDS encoding sugar transferase, PEP-CTERM/EpsH1 system associated: MNRPENAGEPLLYLVHRLPYPPNKGDKIRSYHILRHLTRRHRVYLGTFVDTEEDQEHVATLRETCADVCAVRLHPKSARLRSLAGLLRGEALTAPYYRNAQLARWVDATLRAQSIRKAVLFSSPMAQYVAARNLHVVADYCDADSAKWTDYATQHRWPMSWIYRREGRRLLAFEREHALRSQACVFATEAEKSLFARLAPDCAPRLHAMENGVDQNYWSPRDDRPSPYAPGEDTLVFTGAMDYWPNVDAVIWFAREVLPRLHDTHPRLRFTIVGMNPDPAVQALAANPAITVTGKVADVRPYVQHARAVVAPLRIARGIQNKIIEAMAMGRPVVVLESAAAGLRAEVGRDYLRAPEDPAAFAEAIRSALRDGAGEALGRHARAAVTAAYDWDRNLAALDTLLEDSAALCCR; the protein is encoded by the coding sequence ATGAACCGTCCGGAGAACGCCGGCGAGCCGCTGCTTTACCTCGTTCATCGGCTTCCCTACCCGCCGAACAAGGGCGACAAGATCCGCTCGTATCACATCCTGCGGCATCTGACCCGACGCCACCGGGTCTACCTCGGAACCTTCGTCGACACCGAAGAAGACCAGGAGCACGTCGCGACCCTGCGCGAAACCTGCGCCGACGTCTGTGCGGTGCGCCTGCACCCGAAATCGGCGCGGCTGCGCTCGCTCGCCGGCCTGCTGCGCGGCGAAGCGCTGACCGCGCCGTATTACCGCAATGCCCAACTGGCCCGATGGGTCGACGCCACGCTGCGCGCGCAGTCGATCCGCAAGGCGGTGCTCTTTTCCTCGCCGATGGCGCAGTACGTCGCCGCGCGCAACCTCCACGTCGTCGCCGACTACTGCGACGCCGACTCCGCCAAATGGACCGATTACGCCACGCAGCACCGCTGGCCGATGTCCTGGATCTATCGCCGGGAAGGCCGCCGGCTGCTCGCGTTCGAGCGCGAGCACGCCCTGCGCAGCCAGGCCTGCGTCTTCGCCACCGAAGCCGAAAAATCCCTCTTCGCGCGCCTTGCGCCGGACTGCGCGCCGCGGCTGCATGCGATGGAAAACGGCGTCGACCAGAACTATTGGTCGCCGCGCGACGATCGACCCTCGCCCTACGCGCCCGGCGAGGACACCCTGGTCTTCACCGGCGCGATGGACTACTGGCCCAATGTCGACGCGGTCATCTGGTTCGCCCGCGAGGTATTGCCCCGGCTGCACGACACGCATCCCCGACTGCGCTTCACCATCGTCGGCATGAACCCCGACCCGGCCGTGCAGGCCCTCGCCGCCAACCCGGCGATCACCGTGACCGGCAAGGTCGCCGACGTGCGGCCCTATGTGCAGCATGCCCGCGCCGTCGTCGCGCCGCTGCGCATCGCGCGCGGCATCCAGAACAAGATCATCGAAGCGATGGCCATGGGTCGGCCGGTCGTCGTGCTCGAATCGGCGGCGGCAGGGCTGCGGGCCGAGGTCGGGCGCGACTATCTCCGCGCCCCCGAGGATCCGGCAGCGTTCGCCGAAGCGATCCGGAGCGCGCTGCGCGACGGCGCCGGGGAAGCCCTCGGTCGCCACGCCCGCGCGGCGGTGACCGCCGCCTATGATTGGGACCGCAATCTCGCGGCGCTGGACACCTTGCTGGAAGACTCCGCCGCGCTCTGCTGCAGATAG
- a CDS encoding integrase catalytic subunit: MIARNVEEAHGAGARLRLACETAGIDLRTLQRWKVQDGLQTGDRRPQAVRPEPAHALSAQEREAVLATANEPRFADMPPARIVPALADEGTYLASESTFCRLLRAQGQNAHRGRSKPPQASRAPSTHIATAPREVWCWDMTYLPAKVAGMWFYLYLIMDLYSRKIIAWEVHDTDDADHAAKVVQRAALAEGIAANEQRPVLHGDNGSTLKATTVLAMLHWLGVKPSYSRPRVSDDNAFVESLFRTAKYRPEFPTGGFQDLDAARQWAARFVHWYNNEHRHSGIRYVTPAQRHAGQDVEILAARHDLYLQARSRNPARWSRHTRDWTPAGAVALNPERDSIVAQAGIRVHKQVHVV, translated from the coding sequence ATGATTGCCCGAAACGTGGAAGAGGCGCACGGCGCCGGCGCACGGCTGCGTCTGGCCTGCGAGACCGCCGGAATCGATTTGCGCACCCTGCAACGCTGGAAGGTCCAGGACGGGCTGCAAACGGGTGATCGGCGCCCGCAGGCAGTCCGCCCCGAACCGGCGCATGCGCTCAGCGCACAGGAACGCGAGGCGGTCCTGGCGACCGCCAACGAACCGCGCTTTGCCGACATGCCGCCAGCGCGGATCGTGCCGGCCCTGGCCGACGAAGGAACGTACCTCGCCAGCGAATCGACCTTCTGCCGGCTGCTTCGGGCGCAAGGGCAGAACGCCCATCGCGGGCGATCCAAGCCTCCGCAGGCGAGCCGTGCGCCGAGCACGCACATCGCCACGGCACCGCGCGAGGTATGGTGCTGGGACATGACCTACTTGCCCGCGAAGGTGGCCGGCATGTGGTTCTACCTGTACCTGATCATGGATCTTTACAGCCGCAAGATCATCGCCTGGGAGGTGCACGACACCGACGACGCCGATCATGCCGCCAAGGTGGTCCAGCGCGCGGCCTTGGCCGAGGGGATCGCCGCAAACGAGCAACGACCGGTCCTGCACGGCGACAACGGCTCCACGCTCAAGGCCACGACGGTGCTGGCGATGCTGCACTGGCTGGGCGTCAAGCCCTCGTACTCGCGCCCGCGGGTGAGCGACGACAACGCATTCGTCGAGTCCTTGTTCCGCACGGCAAAGTACCGACCGGAATTCCCGACTGGCGGCTTCCAGGACCTCGATGCCGCACGCCAGTGGGCGGCGCGATTCGTGCACTGGTACAACAACGAACACCGGCACAGCGGGATTCGGTACGTCACCCCGGCGCAGCGACATGCCGGTCAGGACGTCGAGATCCTCGCGGCGAGACACGATCTTTACCTGCAAGCTCGCAGCCGCAACCCGGCACGTTGGTCGCGCCACACGCGCGACTGGACGCCGGCCGGGGCCGTCGCCCTGAACCCAGAGCGCGACTCCATCGTTGCCCAGGCCGGAATCAGGGTTCATAAACAGGTTCACGTTGTATGA
- a CDS encoding pyridoxal-dependent decarboxylase, which translates to MIQIPESFSVVNDELQIGGMPLTALAARVGRTPFYAYDRRLLDARVQALRAALPAEVSLHYAMKANPMPALVAFLAGRVDGIDVASGGELRIALDAGMSPAHISFAGPGKTQAELEQAVAAGVLLNVESFREIHALRAIAERIGRPARVAVRVNPDFELKSSGMKMGGGAKPFGIDAEQASQALAEIGVAGLAFEGFHIYWGSQNLRAEAICEAQDKSLALAQRLADAAPGPVRVLNLGGGFGIPYFKGEQALDLAAVGRHLHGVAERARASFPRAELVIELGRYLVGEAGIYVCRVLDRKVSRGQVFLVTDGGLHHHLAASGNFGQVLRKNYPLAVGNRVRGSSRETVSVVGPLCTPLDLLGDRVELARAHEGDLIVVFQSGAYGFSASPHGFLGHPAPVEVLV; encoded by the coding sequence ATGATCCAGATTCCAGAATCGTTTTCCGTCGTCAATGACGAACTGCAGATCGGCGGCATGCCCCTTACCGCGCTGGCGGCACGGGTGGGCCGTACACCGTTCTATGCCTACGATCGGCGGCTGCTCGATGCGCGGGTGCAGGCGCTGCGTGCGGCGCTGCCCGCGGAGGTGTCGCTGCATTATGCGATGAAGGCCAACCCGATGCCGGCGCTGGTCGCGTTCCTGGCCGGGCGCGTCGACGGCATCGACGTGGCCTCGGGCGGAGAACTGCGCATCGCCCTCGATGCCGGAATGAGCCCCGCGCACATCAGTTTCGCGGGACCGGGCAAGACCCAGGCGGAACTGGAACAGGCGGTGGCGGCGGGGGTGTTGCTCAACGTCGAGAGCTTCCGCGAGATCCATGCGCTGCGCGCGATCGCCGAGCGCATCGGCCGGCCGGCGCGGGTGGCGGTGCGGGTGAATCCGGATTTCGAGCTCAAGTCTTCGGGCATGAAGATGGGCGGGGGCGCCAAGCCTTTCGGCATCGATGCCGAGCAGGCGTCGCAGGCGCTGGCGGAGATCGGCGTGGCCGGGCTGGCGTTCGAGGGGTTTCATATCTACTGGGGTTCGCAGAACCTGCGCGCGGAGGCGATCTGCGAGGCCCAGGACAAGAGCCTGGCGCTGGCGCAGCGGCTCGCCGATGCGGCGCCGGGGCCGGTGCGGGTGTTGAACCTGGGCGGCGGTTTCGGCATTCCATACTTCAAGGGCGAGCAGGCGCTCGACCTTGCCGCGGTCGGCCGGCATCTGCACGGCGTCGCCGAGCGCGCCCGGGCGTCGTTTCCCCGGGCGGAACTGGTGATCGAGTTGGGCCGCTATCTCGTTGGCGAGGCGGGAATCTACGTCTGCCGGGTGCTGGACCGCAAGGTCTCGCGCGGCCAGGTGTTTCTGGTCACCGACGGCGGCCTGCACCACCATCTGGCGGCGTCGGGCAACTTTGGCCAGGTGCTGCGCAAGAACTATCCGCTGGCGGTCGGCAACCGGGTGCGGGGATCATCGCGCGAAACGGTGTCGGTGGTCGGCCCGCTCTGCACGCCGCTCGACCTGCTGGGCGACCGGGTGGAACTCGCGCGGGCGCATGAGGGTGACCTGATCGTCGTGTTCCAGTCGGGGGCGTACGGGTTCAGCGCCAGCCCCCATGGTTTTCTCGGGCATCCGGCGCCGGTCGAGGTGCTGGTGTAG
- a CDS encoding UDP-N-acetylglucosamine 2-epimerase — protein MPTNRPSGPILCVVGARPNLMKMAPLLRALAAEPGLPPAMLLHTGQHYDHALNGQLFEDLALPVPDINLEVGSGSHAIQTAEIMKRFEPVLDQHRPCCVVVVGPPASE, from the coding sequence ATGCCCACCAACCGCCCGTCCGGACCGATCCTGTGCGTCGTCGGCGCACGCCCGAACCTGATGAAGATGGCGCCGCTGCTGCGCGCGCTGGCGGCCGAGCCGGGCCTGCCGCCGGCCATGCTGCTGCACACCGGCCAGCATTACGACCATGCGCTCAACGGGCAACTGTTCGAGGATCTGGCGCTTCCCGTTCCCGACATCAACCTGGAGGTCGGTTCGGGCAGTCACGCGATCCAGACGGCCGAGATCATGAAGCGCTTCGAACCGGTGCTGGACCAGCACCGGCCGTGCTGCGTGGTCGTCGTCGGTCCCCCTGCGTCAGAATAG
- a CDS encoding polysaccharide deactylase family protein, whose translation MANAGDLAVPLTPARSRTRERGLRSAVPDSSDLDASRPARREDPAPQAGAEKFQGANALTVDVEDYFQVSAFERHIDRGQWDAIPCRVARNVDRLLQLFRDHGAYATFFTLGWIAERHPAVIRRIVDAGHELASHGYGHLRATGQTREAFAADVSRAKAILEDIAGSAVRGYRAPSFSIDERNPWAFDELERAGYRYSSSVYPVRHDHYGMPDAPRFPYRVRDGLIEVPVTTARAWGNNFPAGGGGYFRLLPYALSRAAIRRVNRSDRQPAIFYLHPWEIDPEQPRVPGVPLRTRVRHYVNLDTNEEKLAHLLRDFRWDRMDRVFSLE comes from the coding sequence ATGGCGAATGCCGGAGATCTGGCGGTCCCCCTCACCCCCGCCCGCTCCCGCACGCGGGAGAGGGGGTTGCGCTCTGCCGTTCCGGATTCCAGCGATCTGGATGCGAGCCGCCCTGCACGCCGGGAAGATCCCGCCCCGCAAGCGGGAGCGGAAAAATTCCAGGGCGCCAACGCCCTCACCGTCGACGTCGAGGACTATTTCCAGGTTTCCGCTTTCGAGCGCCACATCGACCGCGGGCAGTGGGATGCGATTCCCTGCCGGGTCGCGCGCAACGTCGACCGGTTGCTGCAATTGTTCCGGGACCACGGCGCCTACGCCACCTTTTTCACCCTGGGCTGGATCGCCGAGCGCCACCCGGCGGTGATCCGCCGCATCGTCGACGCCGGCCACGAACTGGCCAGCCACGGCTACGGCCATCTTCGCGCCACCGGGCAGACCCGCGAAGCGTTCGCGGCGGACGTCTCCCGCGCCAAGGCCATCCTCGAAGACATCGCCGGATCGGCGGTGCGCGGCTACCGCGCACCGTCCTTTTCGATCGACGAGCGCAACCCCTGGGCGTTCGACGAACTGGAACGCGCCGGCTACCGCTACAGTTCGAGCGTCTACCCGGTGCGCCACGACCACTACGGCATGCCCGATGCGCCGCGCTTCCCCTACCGGGTGCGCGACGGCCTGATCGAGGTGCCGGTCACCACGGCGCGCGCCTGGGGCAACAATTTTCCGGCAGGGGGCGGCGGCTACTTCCGCCTGCTGCCGTATGCGCTGTCGCGCGCCGCGATCCGGCGGGTCAACCGTTCCGACCGGCAGCCGGCGATCTTCTACCTGCACCCCTGGGAAATCGACCCCGAGCAGCCGCGGGTTCCGGGCGTTCCCCTGCGAACCCGGGTTCGCCACTACGTCAATCTCGACACCAATGAGGAAAAGCTGGCGCACCTGCTGCGGGATTTCCGCTGGGATCGGATGGACCGGGTTTTTTCGTTGGAATGA
- a CDS encoding transposition helper protein → MAKYGQAFKDKMVARMLPPENTPIEVLAQEARVSVGTLERWRSESLSRPARERVWTAAARLEAVLTTAALDEASRNAWCRQNGVYPQELAAWREAATQALADPEDMRATPQQTRADRRRIKELEREVRRKDKALAETTALLVLSKKLEAIFHKGEDE, encoded by the coding sequence GTGGCGAAATACGGACAGGCATTCAAGGACAAGATGGTGGCGCGGATGCTGCCGCCGGAGAACACACCAATTGAGGTTCTCGCGCAGGAGGCACGGGTGAGCGTCGGGACGCTGGAGCGTTGGCGCAGTGAATCGCTGTCCAGACCCGCTCGCGAGCGGGTCTGGACAGCGGCGGCGCGGCTGGAGGCGGTGCTGACGACGGCCGCGCTGGACGAGGCGTCGCGTAACGCCTGGTGTCGGCAAAACGGCGTGTACCCGCAGGAACTTGCCGCCTGGCGGGAGGCGGCCACGCAGGCGTTGGCCGATCCGGAGGATATGCGCGCGACGCCGCAACAGACGCGAGCGGACCGGCGCCGGATCAAGGAGTTGGAACGGGAAGTCCGGCGCAAGGACAAGGCGCTGGCGGAGACGACGGCGTTGCTGGTGCTCTCAAAAAAACTCGAGGCGATCTTCCACAAGGGCGAGGACGAATGA
- a CDS encoding UDP-N-acetylglucosamine 2-epimerase, with protein MYDRGDNYLDARRGDVNSTIACGLVAVKKDVPVIHVEAGLRSFDRGMPEEINRVLTDQISDLLYTTERSAHANLAREGIAAERVAFVGNLMIDSLLAALPKAVATERILQEAGAPAVEPGRYGVVTLHRPSNVDRAEDLGAIVAILNRVAAVAPLVWPIHPRTQAKLEQFGLSDRLAPGIVRLPPQGYLEMVGLMKDAAFVLTDSGGIQEETTALGVPCLTLRDNTERPITVEQGTNTLVARDAAVVLAAVQDIVAHGGKRGRAPEYWDGQAAPRIARHLRGWLQGRGVV; from the coding sequence TTGTATGACCGAGGCGACAACTACCTTGACGCGCGCCGCGGTGACGTCAACTCGACCATCGCCTGCGGTCTGGTGGCGGTAAAAAAGGACGTGCCGGTGATACACGTGGAAGCGGGGCTGCGCAGCTTCGACCGCGGCATGCCGGAGGAGATCAACCGGGTCTTGACCGACCAGATTTCCGATCTGCTTTATACGACCGAGCGCAGCGCGCATGCCAACCTCGCCCGCGAGGGTATCGCGGCGGAACGGGTCGCGTTCGTCGGCAACCTGATGATCGATTCGCTGCTCGCCGCCCTGCCCAAGGCCGTTGCCACCGAGCGGATCCTCCAGGAGGCCGGCGCCCCCGCCGTCGAACCCGGGCGATATGGGGTCGTCACCCTGCACCGGCCGTCGAACGTCGACCGGGCGGAGGACCTGGGCGCCATCGTCGCCATCCTGAACCGCGTTGCGGCCGTCGCGCCGCTGGTCTGGCCCATCCACCCGCGCACCCAGGCCAAGCTCGAGCAGTTCGGGCTGTCGGATCGCCTGGCGCCGGGGATCGTGCGCCTGCCGCCGCAAGGCTACCTGGAGATGGTCGGCCTGATGAAGGACGCCGCCTTCGTGCTCACCGACTCGGGCGGCATCCAGGAAGAGACCACCGCGCTCGGCGTGCCCTGCCTCACCCTGCGCGACAACACCGAGCGGCCGATCACCGTCGAGCAGGGAACGAACACCCTGGTGGCGCGGGATGCGGCAGTCGTGCTGGCGGCGGTGCAGGACATCGTCGCCCATGGCGGCAAGCGCGGCCGGGCGCCGGAATACTGGGACGGCCAGGCCGCGCCGCGGATCGCCCGGCACCTGCGCGGGTGGCTGCAGGGACGGGGGGTCGTTTGA